CGCGTTCATCGGATTGGCAGAGGTTTGTCGACGCCGCGTGGGTATGAAGTGATCGACGGTACCGACATGCATATCACGCCAGGCATGATTGATGAGCATTCCCACATTGCTATTTCGCAAGGCGTGAATGAGGGAACAGAAGCCGTCACCGCAGAAGTTCGCATTGGTGATGTCGTCAATCCCGATGATATTCATATCTATCGTTCGCTCGCCGGTGGGACAACGATTGCACATCTTCTGCACGGCTCTGCCAATCCGATTGGCGGACAAGGACAGGCGATCAAGTTACGATGGGGTGAAGGTGCGGAAGGCCTCAAATTTGCGGAAACGCCACCAACCATCAAAATGGCACTTGGTGAAAACGTGAAACAGAGTAACTGGGGCGACTTATACCGGGTACGTTACCCGCAAACTCGTATGGGTGTTGCTGCGATTATGCGAGACTTCTTCCAAGCGGCTCGAGAATATCAAGAAGCACTCGATAGCTATGCTGACTTGAGTCGTTCAGAGCGCCGTCGTGTTGCGCCACCTCGCCCAAATTATCGCTTACAAACTTTAGCCGAAATTTTGAGTGGTGAGCGCTTTACTCACGTCCACAGTTACGTGGCTTCTGAAGTGTTGGCATTGATTGATGTAGCCGAGGAACTTGGATTTCAGATTCAAACCTTTACCCATATCCTCGAAGGATACAAAGTTGCAGAAGAAATGGCCGCTCACGGCGCAAGTGCGTCTACCTTCGCAGATTGGTGGGCCTTTAAATTTGAAGCTTATGATGCAGTACCATTTAATGCCTGCCTCATGATGGAGCAGGGGGTACTGACGAGTATCAATTCAGATAGCAACGACCTGCAAAGACGTTTGAACACTGAGGCAGCGAAGTCGGTCCGCTATTGTGGCATGGATGAACACGAAGCGCTTAAAATGGCGACTCTGTATCCTGCGATGCAACTACGAATTGATGAGTACGTAGGGAGCCTTACACAAGGTAAGCACGCCGACTTTGTCATTTGGAATGCGCATCCGCTGTCAGCATACGCACAACCGCAACAAACTTGGATTGAAGGGCGTAAGTACTTTGATCGAGAAGCAGACCTCATGCAAAGAGAGGCTGTTGCGGCTGAGCGCCAAGCACTTGTTCAACGTGTTCTTGCTGCCGGTGACGAAGCGCAGCGTGGCGCGAATGGCGGTTATCGCCGAGAGCAACCCACGTGGCATTGCAATGATAACCACGACGTTTGGTTAGAAGACATTTACCACACGCTGACACATATTCACGCGGCAGAGGGAGTGCAATAATGAAAAAATTAATAGTATGGGTTATCGCACTTGTTTCCTTTTCGGTGAGTGCACACAATATCCCACCAGGCGAGACCGCAAGTGGTTATGTGTTGTTACAAGGAGGTACCGTGCATACGGTTTCTGGAGGAACGTTTCCTGCTACCGATTTATTACTAAATGGAGACAAAATAGCGGCGATTGGAACCGGCCTTGAAGTGCCCGAAGGTGCGCGTGTGATCAATATTGAAGGGCAGCATGTTTATCCGGGTCTCATCGCTATTGATACGACGCTGGGGTTGATAGAACTCTCACAAGCGCGGCCCACTGATGATACGGAAGAGGTGGGCGATGTAACGCCTGAAGTTGTTGCTCATCATGCTTTTAACGCAGATTCGGAGATTATCCCCACTGTTAGATATATGGGAATAACTCATTCACTCGTGGTTCCAGAGGGCGACTTAGTGCGGGGCCAATCGAGTTTAATGCAGCTTGATGGCTGGAATTGGCAAGATGCTTTAGTTGCGGGCTCGCTTGGAATGCATGTTTCATGGCCGCGTGTTGGCCTCAATAACGCTTGGTGGGAATGGCGTAGTCCTGAACAACAAAGGAAAGCAAATGCCGAAGCGCGCGAGCGTCTTGGCGATGTTTTTGAGACTGCAGAAACCTATCATAAGGCGAGAATCGCAGGGACTCAAGATCTGGTAGACCAGCGCTGGGAAGCAATGCGCGAACTGTTCAGTGGCGATATGAAGCTGTTTGTACATGCCAATGATCGTCGACAAATTGAAGAAGCTATTGAGTTCAATCAGCAATATGGATTCGATCTAGTCATTGTCGGAGGTCGCGATGCGTGGATGATGGGCGAAGAGCTGGCCGCGCAAGAAGTTCCAGTTGTCTTTACATCACCTTATGGACTGCCTGCAAGAGAGGACGAAGCTTATGACACCGCATATGCGACTCCAGCGCGGCTTTATGAAGCGGGTGTGCAGTTTGCGATTGGCTATGCGGGCTACTGGGATAGTCGTAACCTAGCTTTTGGCGCCGGCAATTCGGTTGCTTACGGTTTAGAGTATCAACAAGCGTTACGAGCCATCACTTTATCGGCTGCCGAGATATTAGGTGTCGAAGAGAGCATGGGTTCTTTGCAAGTGGGTAAACAAGCGACGTTGATCGTTTCACGGGGCGATGTGTTAGACCAGATAGGTCAAGATTTGACTCATATGTTTATTGACGGTCGTGAGGTTTCGCTCACTAGCAAACAACTTCAGCTCTATGAAAAATATCAGGAGCGCGCCGATTAGGTGGCAATGCTTGTTTACTAAAAAGTATCCCGAGAAAAACCCCAATCGCTTCTACAGTGTTTGGGGTTTTTTATATCGGGTTACTCGTGGTTATCGAGGAGTTGTTTCAATGTGCGCCGCAACACTTCAGGCTCGAACGGCTTGTCGGTAAGTGCATTCACTCCAGCTTGCTCAATTTGCGTGAGTTGCAACTCATCTGCGCGTGCTGAAACCATCAGAATCGGAATATGTTCATGGCCCGGTTGAGCACGCACCGTCTCTGCTAGCTCGCGACCATCCATTTCTGGCATATGGTAATCGGTACAAATTAAATCGAATTGACCTTCTTCTAATGCAGCCACACCTTCACGTCCGTCGGCAGCTTCAACAACGTGAGAGATGCCAATACTCTCAAAAACACGGCGCAAATAATGACGTGAGAGATTGCTGTCATCCACAAGCAGAACCCGTAAATCCTCGACATCGAGATGATCGAGCAGAAACGTACCGGGCGCGATCAAATCGAGAGTGGCATTAATGGCACGTTGAAGGTGCTCAGGCGTGAATGGCTTTGGCAAGATAGCAATGCAACCGGCTTGTCGGAAAATCTCCAGTTGCTGGCGCTTGTGTTCGCTCGACACCAGCATAAAGAGCGTTTGTTCCAGGGCAGGGTGAGCGCCGATAAACTCCAATAAATCCATCGCTTCGCCATCAGAGAAATACATGGCGCTGGTGACTAAGTCGGGTTGAATGACAGGCAGTTTTTCTTTGGCTTCGGCAATGCTTCCTGCAGATTCGACGTTAGTAATACCGGCCTCTTCTAAGTGGCGCATGATCACTTTGCGTTGTACTTCGGAGGGCTCTACTAGCAGTATCGAAAGTTTGTCCGCGGTTAGACGTGCCATGAAAAGAGTCTCTAAAATCAAAATGTTTACTTAGATGTGACTCAGAGTATGGCAAACGTCAGGGTTTGACAAGCTTTATAGAGGTTTAGGATTTAAGTTAGACTGTAGAGGCTTTTTTATATCGCAATCGTGCCGAATGAAATTTAAACAGAGAAAAGTTTCGGCACATGTGAAGTTAAGCACTATAATTATAAAAAGATGTAGAGGTGAGGTGGCTATGAACCTATATACTGAGTATTCGAGTGATCGAAAGCAGTTCATCATTCGGGTGAAGGGGAAGTTTGATTTTAGTATGGTGCAAGAGTTCCGCCAAGCTTACTCAGAGATAGGGGAAGAACCCTCTATTATTGTGATCGATTTCAGAGAAACTGAATATATCGACTCAGCGGCGTTAGGCATGCTCTTGAACATGAGAAAAGCAATTGCGCCGACGAAGCGAACAATTCAACTCATCAATTGTCGGCCTGAAATTCGCAAGATTCTCGACATATCGAGGTTCGATAAACTTTTTCAAATTGACTAGTACTGCGTGCGCATACTTATTGTTGATGATCAAGCCGTTAACCGGCAAGAACTGAATGATATGGTGTCGGGCTTTGGTTACTCTACATTAACCGTTGAGAGTGGCATGGAAGCCATTCTGGTGTATCCCAGTTTTCAACCAGACATTGTACTTTTAGACGTGTTGATGCCGGGGCTCAAGGGTGACGAAATTGCACCACAACTCAAAAGTTTCGCCGGCGAGGTACACCTTCCTATCATTTTTATCACCGCACTTGATGACAAGCGTACATTGTTGCGTTGTTTAGAGGCAGGCGGCGATGACTTTGTCAGCAAACCGTTCGATCCGCTTATTCTGAGCGCCAAATTAAGAGCCCACATGCGCACGCGCAAGCTGAGCCAGAGTTTGGAAGAGAAGAATCGCAGCCTCGCATATTTCAATTCGCGTGTGGAACGTGAGTACAGAATTGTGCAACATATCTTCAAGAACGCACTCACCAAAAACTTACGCGGTTATCCGCATTTAGCGTCGCTATTTATGCCACTTTCCGTATTTAATGGCGACGTGTTGCTCTCAGCTCAGGGCCCTCTCGGAAATCTCTATTTGTTCTTAGGTGACTTTACGGGGCATGGGTTAGCCGCAGCAATTGGCACCTTACCCACTTCGCAAACCTTCTTCACGATGGCCTCGCGTGGCTCACCGGTCAGTGAGATTGTGCGAGAGATTAATAATCGCCTGACACAATTATTACCCGAAGACATGTTTTGTGCTGGAGTATTGATTGAACTCTCTGCTTCGGGTGAACGCTTAACCTACTGGAATGGCGGGCTGAATCCGCCCATGCTCATTAGTGAAGACGGGCAGATTATGCGTGAGCTAGCACCACAGCATGTGGCGCTCGGAATTCACCAAGACGAGGAGTTTGACTCTGGAGTGATTGCGCTCAGTGTTGAGTCGGGGAGTCGTGTGATCATGTGTACAGATGGCCTTACTGAATTAGGCCAGCGCTCTCATCAAATGCTCGGCATGCAAGGAGTTGTAGACCTGTTTCAAGCGCGAAATTTTGATTTCTCTCAAGTAAAAAATGATATTCAAGCACTCACTCAAAGATGGCAGCAAAATGACGATATTACGCTCGCCATGATCACTTGCGCAGAAAGTCAGCTATCGGCTCAGCGGAATATGAGCGAGCTCTCAACGATGCCCTTTGAACTTCATGTGCGTCTCAACGTTGAACAGATTCGAACGCATGATCCAGTCGCTCGCATTATTCGTGCGCTCGAGCAAATAGAGGGGTTTCGTCCGCACACCACAAGTATCTTTACACTCATGTCTGAGGTGTATAGCAATGCTGTGGACCATAGTTTGTTAGAACTTGATAGCCGCTTAAAACAATCTTACGAGGGATTTGAGCAGTATTATATTGAACGCGAAAAGCGTTTGCAGGCTTTGGTAGGAGGGTATGTAGAGATCCATGTTGAGTTTGAACCGATCGAAAAGAAGCTACATTTCCTTGTTCGCGATTCAGGCCGAGGCTTCTTGCAACCGATTCAAGAGCATTTCGCGCATGTGAATGAGTTGAGTTTCGGCCGTGGCTTAAATTTGGTAGAAGCGTTGGCCGAGAAAGTAGAGTGGCTTGAGAGCGGCAAGGCGATTCGGGTCGTCTATGCGCTTGAGGTTGCTGGATAAGCAGGCATGACCACGGCTTTAGCCGCCAGCCAATTTCACTTTGTAGCCTTGTTCCTCGAGCCAATTTTTGCAAACGTCGCGCTGGTCGCCCTGAATCTCGATTGTATATTCTTTTACGCTTCCGCCTACACCACACCGTTTTTTAAGGCTTTTCGCAATGTCTTTTAGTGCATCTTTAGTTTGCGCCAAACCTTCAATGACTGTGACACCTTTACCTTTGCGGCCTTTCGTTTCTCGGCGAATTCGGACGACCCCATCGCCTTGTGGGACCTCTTCAGAGGGGGCTTCGGGTAATATTTTGCCTTGGTCGGTACTGTAGACAAGCTGGCTTAATTGGTCTCTCAAGCTCATTCAAATTACCATTTCTTTTTGGGTTGAAAGAGTTCGTCTAAATCAGTTTTCTTGTTCTTTTTGCGTGCATCGCTGGCATTGGCGTCACGTAACATGCTCGCGATTTCTTCGAGTTGCTCTTGAATGTAGGTTTTTTTGCTCTCTACGTATTCGTCGTTCACCGACGCATCGCCAAGCGTTTTCTGTGCTTTTTCGAAGTATTGCCGTGCTGAGCCTAGCATATTGGATGCTTTCGCACTGTCGCCTCTGCGCAGAAGGCTCTCAACACTAATCTTAGTGAGTGTTTTTTCTATCCGCCGCTCTTCTTCGTGAAAAGTTTGACTGTCCACTCTATTTCTACCATGTTCAGCCCGAAGGGTATGCCTCAATTTCTTGAGGGCTTGAATCATTGCCACGATTTGTTTGTCTTGCTCAGGGACTGAAAAACTCTCAAGTAAAAGGCCTGTATCTTCTGGGTTAAAACTTTGAATAGCTTGTTCGTATTCGTCTAGCCGCGATTTAAGGTCATTAGATTTCGGTTGAATATCGACTAAAAGCTTTAGTGCGTCACGAGCTCGCACACGAAGCACTTGAACTATCGATTTGCCAAGCGGAAAGTCACTAGCAATAGAAATCAGGTCTTCGGTTTGGTCTAGAATATTTCGATAGCGCAGAATTTGCTGCCGACGCTCCAATTCTGTGCGCAGCTTATGCTGCTGAATAGCATTCACACCAATCGCGAGTGCAGCGAGCGCAAGAATTAGAATTATGATGGTCGTTATCAGCATGCTTTGGTTTTCTTTTCCTTTGAATATAAATACTGTACCTGACTTCTGGTACTTACGGTAGCCTGAGAGTGAAAAGGCTACCTCCTAACTCACTGTCATTGCTTAGAGAAATATTACCTTGTTTCCCTTGGGTCGTGTGTGCCCCTGCGATCAGTTGCGCAAAATATAAACCTAACCCAGTTCTGCCTGAGCCTAAGTTCATGGCTTGTGGGCCCGCGCGACTGGCATCGAGCATCGATTGCGGATATCCAGTCCCATCATCGCTCACTTCAATTACGAGTTCTTGCGTTAAGCTATCGATCCCAATTTGTACGTGTACCTTGCTTTTTGCATAGCGTAACGCATTAATAATGACATCATTTAAGAGCACTAAAATGAGATTGTGATCAAAGAACCAACTTTCATCCTTGAGCGCTTGCGCTGTAAGTTCTACGCCATGGTGCCTTGCATAAAACTCGTTGTTTGCTAACAAATCGTCGGCCAACTCATCTAAAAAGTGCTCCTCGCTATTCATCGGCAGCTCATTTCGCTGCTCGCGGAATAAACTCAAAAGTTGCATCAATCCAGTGTTCAGGCGTTGTGTCTCATAATGGATATCGGCAAGTTGCCGCCGTGGTTGAGGACTTTCTACCTCATTTGCAACATTTTCAATTGCTTGTAGCAAAAGGAACAAAGAGTTTTTCATATCATGCACGCTAGCCGCGAGGATCGCAGAAAAGTCGAGCTGATCGTTTTGTTTGACAGAAGGCATAGATACTGACACTCTCATAAGTAATCGGAATAAGAAAACGTTGAACCCCACGGTACCTCTCATGAAGCTACAACAGTTGCGTTATATCGTAGAAGTGTTGAATAACAATCTCAATGTTTCGGCAACTGCTGAACACCTTTATACCTCACAACCCGGCATAAGTAAGCAAGTACGTATGCTAGAAGACGAGTTAGGTGTACAGATTTTCGGTCGTAGTGGTAAACATCTGACGCATGTTACGCCTGCTGGCGAACAAATCATCGCTATCGCACAGACCATTCTCGGACAGGTAGACGCTATTAAATCGGTTGCTGCCGAGCATACGCATCCGAGAAAAGGTAAGCTCAACGTCGCTACGACGCATACGCAGGCCCGTTATGCGTTGCCTCAAGTTATTAAGAGCTTTATTGAAAAGTATCCTGATGTGAGCTTGCATATGCACCAAGGTTCACCCACGCAAATTAGTGAAGCGGCTGCGAAGGGAACTGCCGATTTTGCGATTGCGACGGAAGCGCTGCACTTATATGAAGATCTCATTATGTTGCCGTGTTACCACTGGAATCGTTCTTTGTTAGTGCCAAAAGGGCACCCACTCACCAAGCTTACGCAAGTTTCGATTCAAGATTTGGCTGCTTATTCAATTGTTACCTACGTTTATGGCTTTACGGGCCGCTCGCAACTCGATGAGGCATTTAATAAAGCTCGGCTTGAGCCGAAAATCGTGTTCACTGCAACCGACGCAGATGTGATTAAAACCTATGTACGTATGGGTTTGGGTGTGGGTGTGCTTGCTACAATGGCATACGAGCCAAGCAGGGACACTGATCTAGTTGCCATTCCGGCAAATCATCTGTTTGCTCCGAGTACCACGAAAATTGGGTTTCGCCGAGGTTCTTTTTTACGTAGCTATATGTATGACTTTATGGAGGCGTTCGCGCCTCACCTCACGCGTGAGCGCGTCGACAAGGCCATCACACTGAAGCATCAAGATGATATTGATGCGTACTTTGACAGCGGTTCGTTGCCAACGTTATAAGGCCGGTAACGAACCATTGTATTACACGATTAACACTCAGTAATATTGACCGCCAAGCCACCACGGGCCGTTTCTTTATATTTGGTTTTCATATCGTTGCCAGTATCCCACATGGTCTTAATAACCTTGTCGAGAGACACTTTATGATCGCCACTGCCACGAATTGCAAGGCGCGCCGCATTAATTGCTTTCACTGCACCCATCGCGTTTCGTTCAATGCAGGGTACTTGCACGAGACCACCGACGGGATCGCAGGTAAGGCCTAAATTATGCTCCATACCGATTTCAGCAGCGTTTTCCACCTGACCGATATCACCCCCCATGAGTTCGGCAAGCGCACCTGCAGCCATGGAGCACGCAACACCGACCTCACCTTGGCATCCCACTTCTGCACCGGAAATTGATGCATTCTTTTTGTATAGAATCCCTATCGCTGCAGAAGTCAGTAGAAAGCGACAAACCGTGTCTTCATCTAATGGCTCGATAAATTTGTCTGCATAACGCATCACTGCAGGGATAATTCCTGCAGCGCCATTGGTCGGTGCGGTCACAACACGTCCGCCGGCGGCATTTTCTTCATTAACTGCTAACGCAAAGAGACTGACCCAATCCATTGCTTGCATTGGGTCTTTGGTTTTTTCATTCTTCAAACGTTGATAAAGACCGGGCGCTCTGCGACGAACTTTGAGTCCTCCCGGAAGGATTCCTTCGGTCTTAATCCCTGTTTCTATGCACTCGCGCATGGTCTGCCAAATATGCATTAAGCCTTTCTTGATCTCTGCCTCGCTTCGAAAAATCTTTTCGTTGGCGAGCATCAAAGAGCTAATTCGCATTCCATTTGTTTTGCATAACTGCACCATTTCGGTGGCGGTGTCGAAGGCGTATGGAATTGGTTTACTGTTTTGCTCGATGGCTTCTTCTAACGTGTCATCAAACTCTGCGTCTCGAACAATAAAGCCGCCACCAATTGAATAATATAGGTCCTTATAGAGTAGGTTCTCCCCGTCATAAAGACGTATCTCCATAGCATTCGCGTGTTTTGGCATGGTTTTTCTGCGGTGAAACTGAATGGCACCTGCACGCGGAAATTCAATTTCGTGTTTTCCAAGCAAAGATAACCGCTCTGATTTATCAACTTCTGCGAGAAAATCATCGACTTTACTTGTATCGCATGTTTCCGGTGACTCTCCAGCGAGCCCCAAGATTACAGCTTTCCCTGTGCCATGTCCTTTGCCGGTTTGCCCAAGTGAGCCATAGAGCTCTACTTGCACATGACTGACTTTGGCAAGTTTGCCCCCTTCACTTTGGAATGCAAGAAGGAGTTCTTTGGCTGCGCGCATCGGGCCCACCGTGTGTGAGCTTGAGGGGCCGATGCCCACTTTATAGATATCGAAAACGCTAATCATATATCTTTGTCCATTACTTGGGTGATGATGCGTAGTTTGTGGATTTTCGAGTGCGATAGCAAGTAGCTAGAACACTGGTCTGTACACTTCTTGTCCGGTTGGATTTAACTGGTCGGCTAAACGTCGAATAATTGCAGCAGTTGCGCCCCAAATAAGCTGTTGTTGCCAAGGGATAAAGTGAATGATGGGATACATTTTATGAACACGATGTATTTGCAAATGGTTCCTTTGCTGCAACATTTCGTGCAATGGCACCGTGATGATTTCGGCAACTTCATTGGGGTCGGGAATCAGTGGCACATTGGGGTTGACGATGCCCACGAAGGGCTGAATCATAAAACGCGTAAGTACTGGCTGCGATGGTAATGCGCCCAAAATCTCAATGTCTTCGGATAAAATACCTAACTCTTCTTCTGTCTCTCGCAATGCGGCTGCTTTTAGATTGATGTCTGAGGGCTCTAATCGTCCGCCCGGAAAGCAGATTTGGTGAGCATGATGGCGCATGTGACCTGGTCGACGCGTGAGAATTACCTCCAAGCCGGTTTGGCACTCTCGAATGGGAATGAGTACACCGGAAGGGCGCCAATCTAAATCGGGCCACTTTGATGGTGTTGGCTGATGTAGAAAAAAGCGTTGTCTCAGTTCAGTGAGCGAAGAAATTGGCATGAGCTCGCTACACTCCTATGTGCTCTGAAGCACTCAATATTGGGAGTATTCTGGCAACTTTTGCATAAGTTTCC
This genomic interval from Idiomarinaceae bacterium HL-53 contains the following:
- a CDS encoding anti-anti-sigma factor; amino-acid sequence: MNLYTEYSSDRKQFIIRVKGKFDFSMVQEFRQAYSEIGEEPSIIVIDFRETEYIDSAALGMLLNMRKAIAPTKRTIQLINCRPEIRKILDISRFDKLFQID
- a CDS encoding Histidine kinase-, DNA gyrase B-, and HSP90-like ATPase → MPSVKQNDQLDFSAILAASVHDMKNSLFLLLQAIENVANEVESPQPRRQLADIHYETQRLNTGLMQLLSLFREQRNELPMNSEEHFLDELADDLLANNEFYARHHGVELTAQALKDESWFFDHNLILVLLNDVIINALRYAKSKVHVQIGIDSLTQELVIEVSDDGTGYPQSMLDASRAGPQAMNLGSGRTGLGLYFAQLIAGAHTTQGKQGNISLSNDSELGGSLFTLRLP
- a CDS encoding Imidazolonepropionase, which translates into the protein MKKLIVWVIALVSFSVSAHNIPPGETASGYVLLQGGTVHTVSGGTFPATDLLLNGDKIAAIGTGLEVPEGARVINIEGQHVYPGLIAIDTTLGLIELSQARPTDDTEEVGDVTPEVVAHHAFNADSEIIPTVRYMGITHSLVVPEGDLVRGQSSLMQLDGWNWQDALVAGSLGMHVSWPRVGLNNAWWEWRSPEQQRKANAEARERLGDVFETAETYHKARIAGTQDLVDQRWEAMRELFSGDMKLFVHANDRRQIEEAIEFNQQYGFDLVIVGGRDAWMMGEELAAQEVPVVFTSPYGLPAREDEAYDTAYATPARLYEAGVQFAIGYAGYWDSRNLAFGAGNSVAYGLEYQQALRAITLSAAEILGVEESMGSLQVGKQATLIVSRGDVLDQIGQDLTHMFIDGREVSLTSKQLQLYEKYQERAD
- a CDS encoding Response regulators consisting of a CheY-like receiver domain and a winged-helix DNA-binding domain, whose translation is MRILIVDDQAVNRQELNDMVSGFGYSTLTVESGMEAILVYPSFQPDIVLLDVLMPGLKGDEIAPQLKSFAGEVHLPIIFITALDDKRTLLRCLEAGGDDFVSKPFDPLILSAKLRAHMRTRKLSQSLEEKNRSLAYFNSRVEREYRIVQHIFKNALTKNLRGYPHLASLFMPLSVFNGDVLLSAQGPLGNLYLFLGDFTGHGLAAAIGTLPTSQTFFTMASRGSPVSEIVREINNRLTQLLPEDMFCAGVLIELSASGERLTYWNGGLNPPMLISEDGQIMRELAPQHVALGIHQDEEFDSGVIALSVESGSRVIMCTDGLTELGQRSHQMLGMQGVVDLFQARNFDFSQVKNDIQALTQRWQQNDDITLAMITCAESQLSAQRNMSELSTMPFELHVRLNVEQIRTHDPVARIIRALEQIEGFRPHTTSIFTLMSEVYSNAVDHSLLELDSRLKQSYEGFEQYYIEREKRLQALVGGYVEIHVEFEPIEKKLHFLVRDSGRGFLQPIQEHFAHVNELSFGRGLNLVEALAEKVEWLESGKAIRVVYALEVAG
- a CDS encoding two-component system, chemotaxis family, response regulator CheY, which codes for MARLTADKLSILLVEPSEVQRKVIMRHLEEAGITNVESAGSIAEAKEKLPVIQPDLVTSAMYFSDGEAMDLLEFIGAHPALEQTLFMLVSSEHKRQQLEIFRQAGCIAILPKPFTPEHLQRAINATLDLIAPGTFLLDHLDVEDLRVLLVDDSNLSRHYLRRVFESIGISHVVEAADGREGVAALEEGQFDLICTDYHMPEMDGRELAETVRAQPGHEHIPILMVSARADELQLTQIEQAGVNALTDKPFEPEVLRRTLKQLLDNHE
- a CDS encoding LysR family transcriptional regulator, cys regulon transcriptional activator, producing the protein MKLQQLRYIVEVLNNNLNVSATAEHLYTSQPGISKQVRMLEDELGVQIFGRSGKHLTHVTPAGEQIIAIAQTILGQVDAIKSVAAEHTHPRKGKLNVATTHTQARYALPQVIKSFIEKYPDVSLHMHQGSPTQISEAAAKGTADFAIATEALHLYEDLIMLPCYHWNRSLLVPKGHPLTKLTQVSIQDLAAYSIVTYVYGFTGRSQLDEAFNKARLEPKIVFTATDADVIKTYVRMGLGVGVLATMAYEPSRDTDLVAIPANHLFAPSTTKIGFRRGSFLRSYMYDFMEAFAPHLTRERVDKAITLKHQDDIDAYFDSGSLPTL
- a CDS encoding 8-oxo-dGTP pyrophosphatase MutT, NUDIX family; its protein translation is MPISSLTELRQRFFLHQPTPSKWPDLDWRPSGVLIPIRECQTGLEVILTRRPGHMRHHAHQICFPGGRLEPSDINLKAAALRETEEELGILSEDIEILGALPSQPVLTRFMIQPFVGIVNPNVPLIPDPNEVAEIITVPLHEMLQQRNHLQIHRVHKMYPIIHFIPWQQQLIWGATAAIIRRLADQLNPTGQEVYRPVF
- a CDS encoding translation initiation factor 1 (eIF-1/SUI1); protein product: MSLRDQLSQLVYSTDQGKILPEAPSEEVPQGDGVVRIRRETKGRKGKGVTVIEGLAQTKDALKDIAKSLKKRCGVGGSVKEYTIEIQGDQRDVCKNWLEEQGYKVKLAGG
- a CDS encoding L-serine dehydratase; this encodes MISVFDIYKVGIGPSSSHTVGPMRAAKELLLAFQSEGGKLAKVSHVQVELYGSLGQTGKGHGTGKAVILGLAGESPETCDTSKVDDFLAEVDKSERLSLLGKHEIEFPRAGAIQFHRRKTMPKHANAMEIRLYDGENLLYKDLYYSIGGGFIVRDAEFDDTLEEAIEQNSKPIPYAFDTATEMVQLCKTNGMRISSLMLANEKIFRSEAEIKKGLMHIWQTMRECIETGIKTEGILPGGLKVRRRAPGLYQRLKNEKTKDPMQAMDWVSLFALAVNEENAAGGRVVTAPTNGAAGIIPAVMRYADKFIEPLDEDTVCRFLLTSAAIGILYKKNASISGAEVGCQGEVGVACSMAAGALAELMGGDIGQVENAAEIGMEHNLGLTCDPVGGLVQVPCIERNAMGAVKAINAARLAIRGSGDHKVSLDKVIKTMWDTGNDMKTKYKETARGGLAVNITEC